Sequence from the Epinephelus moara isolate mb chromosome 19, YSFRI_EMoa_1.0, whole genome shotgun sequence genome:
CAAATGTACAGGAAAAGTCATATGACAGTCACAAGTCTATTTGACCCTTTGGGGATCCCTCCCCAATCTGCAGTCCCATCAAAGACACTCATTAGTGTGTATGTCTGTGACCACAGCTATATATCCACAAGCATGTTTGCATTACAGCACATCTGAATAATAAATGTGATCTGATCAAGATGTGAATCAACCATACACACTGTGCCAGAGGATAAACGTAAAAATCAAGTACCTCACATCGCAGCATCAGCAGTCAcagtttctttccttttttatcCCTTTGACACATGAACACGCACACAGTATATGCAGATTTTACACACTGGCAAAAGTGCAGACGTTGTGGGAGGCCCTGAGCCTTGGTTTGGCTTCTGACCTCACCACCATCCCGCAAAAAGGCCATTAAATCTGTCTGTTTGATGTGCAAGCTGTGTGCAGCATGATGTGAGGGAACAGCAAGCGCgccttttatttttgttgtgaaTTTGTGGTTGCTTTTGGCATACAAGTCCATGTGTTGATGAGGCAcacgttttattttttcttttacaagaGTTCAAAAACAAGGGGCTCTTATTCTGTGGGAAATTCTTTTTAGAACAAAATGGTCTATACGTTTCTACTTTTTCTGTACATTATGACCATTAAGCAGTATGTGAACAGAGGACTCCCTAAAACATTATATTTCACCATGATGGGTGTGTATTTGCAGGATGCAGCATTGCACACTTTATATAATACACTGTGTGCACTTTTGTCAGAATGCAAAATCCTGATTTATCTAGGTTTGATGAAAATGAGAAGTAGGACTGAGTGCCAAAGTAAAGGCTAATTTAATTTCTAAAGCTTGGGAAATTAGGCAAATTGAACTGAAGAATACATAAAATATGAGATAAACGATGTGTTGCATGTCAAGTATGAAGGCATAAGGAAGATATGATTTatgttttcctttaatttgtttatttgggctCACACCTATGTACATGGAAATTGATAGTCTGCCTTGTGAGCCTGTTTAGGCAGGGCATCAAGATACAACGTTAATACCAAAAGACAGACCCCCAATGTGAGTTGATTGTTGATGCTGGACATAATTTAGTCCATCTAAATGTCAATTTATTTTAGCACcaattttatattttcctttatTTGTTAATGAAGGTCAGTTTGAGAATTTTTCAGCGGTCAGGTAAAAGTCATTTGGAAATCTGCAGGGGAGTCCAGTCGTGGTTGCAGCTGTGTCAGCAGTACAAGGAGCATAAAATCTAAGTGTATCGTCATAAActaatacacacaaaaataaaaaggcatCTCTTATTGAAGTTACAATGAGGCGTAAGGTTTTCTGTATGTTTATCTTATGGTTCAGTTGTCGGTTAGGTTAATAAACAACTTTTCAGGTTACAGTTTTGCTATCTTATCTAAAAAGTGCTGAGACGACCCAATACAAGCTGATGAGACTTTGCATCGGGCACCAACACTGTGTGTGACACAGGACGCTAGGCACCGCCCTCTGGTGAAATGCCAAGTTTTTAGGGAGTCCCATGTGAGTGGAGTATGTAACTTAGAGAATTCCCTAACCctgacacattgctgttgatttgttttacctttctgtcaaaTCTGAGTAATTTCTCTTATTTTGTACAGTTTATTAAGGCACCGTAGCATAGCATGCCTAATCATGTTGATAAACCATATCAAAGGATATTGAATTGGTCCTCTCTGTATCAACTCACTGGCTTAACCTTATGCTGTGAGCCTTTGAATGATTCTGAGGGAAATTAAGCCATTAGCTTAACAGGTGGCCTTGGCTTCGTAGTGTTTTCGCCCATAATTTCTGGCGTCCCTCCTAAGAATGTCTCGTAATTGATGCCGAGGTTCTCTCCTGGGCAGAGCATCCTTATAGTGGACAGGTTGCCTATCAGAGTCCCTGATGACTTGCTATGTTTTGTGGGCACTGATATGCATCCTTTTTTCATCTCTTGAGATCCTTGAACTGAGTCTGACCTTATCTCACTGACCTCTAATCAGTCATAGGGTCACACGGcctgtgcttttttttgtcCTACTAATGGTGCTGACGGAGAAGAACCATGCCCAGCTATTGGCAACGATGAGGTCATCCAGGGGCGCTTTGATACGAGCATCTATAGGTATGCAAATGTGACCGGCTGCCTGACCAGTACATTACAATAGCCCTGGGGCCGCCATTAGTTTTAATCTCTGGGTTacataaaagacaaacataattaGGTGCTGTGTGTGTCACACAGAAGACAAATGCATGTGGCATCTTGTGTTGTTTAAAGACTTGTCTGACCTCAGTGAGAACATGAGAGTGATTAAGGAATAGTTTAAAAGGACGGATGGGTCAAGGGTCATGAGTGATAAGTGAGGTCACATGGGGTCGTCAGCAGTCTGGTTCATCAATTTTGCCTCATACTTAGGTCAACCAAACTGCACAAAGCTGCTCCGGTTAATGTATTATTTTCAGTGAAAGTCACAACAATAGCATGCTCCTTTCACCATTTGGCTAAACTGCAATTTATCATACAGGTGAGAAATGTGTGAGCGGCTTTCTCATTCTCAGAACTTTAAAAATGGTCAGCACAGTTATGTCACTACACACCCACGCCAGTAATCAACTAAGTCCCAAAAGCTCAGCAATACCACATAAATGATTGCTGTTAAAGTGAAAGAAATTGCAGTGATCTCATCGATACACTATGTTTGTAGTCTTTCTGGCTCAAAACTAACACTTGAAACATTTTAAGAGGTTCTTGCAATTACTAGACATATGGACGCCCTGCTCACTTTTCCATTTCTCAACATTTGTAGAGCCACCACATTCATCGGGGAGAAACCAATGCTGTGAAACCAACTGAATTGTCTGCTTTCTGCCAGACCAATAATAGCAATGAGAAAACTGCACATCCTTTTGTTTATTGTAATTTACCTAAAAACAGATCATAGCATGCGATgctatttatttaatatttctgaAGAAGGCCACCATAAAAAATGTGAAGAATGTCATCTCAAACAAGGATGCTTTGCTCACTTCAgcgtaataaaataaaaattatagaCATTCCAAGGTTTTATCTTGTAGTTTTCATATTTCTTTACCCAAATAAGATAGGACTAAGGCTGAACAGTCAAAAACCAAAAAACTGTTGACAGAGTTCATATGGAAACTATTACTATTCAGTATCTAAAAGTAGACCATCTGTTTACTTTAATTCCAACTTAATGTGATATATATTTAGTGTAAAGGGCAGAGTTAGTGTATACTTAAGGTTTGGATGGCGTGTGCAGCTTTTAGCGGCTCCTCTTACTGTAATTAAAGCTTTCCCTGTGTTAAGAGCTTGtgggtgtgtgaatgtgggtaTGCGATATTTTTTGTGATACACACTGAATGCTTATGTGCTTTTGTGTAGGAGTACGGTCAGTGCTCCAGTCTGGTGAGTATAATCCgaaatgcattaactttatgtTAGCTTTCACAAGATGGTCTGTTGGATACATTTGTAAAATGGGCTAATAGAGTATTTTACTGCTTTTGCATGTGTATCTTTTCATGGGCCCTTGCTCGGGTGAGCTGCAACCATGTCATTAAGTGTTCTGCCTGGAGCCCAGAGCAGTGTATATATACTCTGTCCTCTGCAGGGACGGGCATCCCCATCAGGGTCTGCCTGTACCACCCTCCATATGGTGCCTCGTCATTAGTTTTCTGTTGCCCTGGTGCCTGGGAGGTTCATCAAACCCCAGAGTCCAATCTCTCCGCAGCCTATTTCTACTCTACTGtgacatttctctctctggccaATCGGATAAGTCACACATGGCTTCACCACACGAAAGAACAACAGCAGCCTCAAGCAGATGTTGCTCTGCAGACTGCCCATGGAGTGGAAAACTGGGTTTCAAGAACAGTATCTCGGTTATTGTTAAAGAGTTCACTGTGTCTTGGAAGGGGAGATGTGGTTTTAACGCTATGAGCTAAGACCTCCGAAGTTCAGATCATTGTTGAGGATAAAAATACAGTAGGTTATGTTTTTCATCTCCAAGCATTTTTGGATTGTGCGCCGAGACAGTAAtttgaaatatgaatgaataaaacagcCCCCCTGtagccttcttttttttttactccaggGCAGTTCACATTTGTACAAAGAATAATTCTCTTgagtagaataaaataaattgagcAATCACAGCAAAGCATGATGGGATAATCATGATTGAACAGAGcaataaaaagtattttgagtgGGGTTTGGTGTACTCAAGGTAAGGACGAGCAAAGTTATTTTTGTCCACTTTTATTCTGTAATATGACCAATATTTTTCATATTCAAGTgtgtatgaaaaaaagtcactggTTTCTTAAAAAGCTAAATACAAGAAGCATTGGATCAAGGCACATACAAGACTGGCCAAAGGGCATACAATGCACTTTGGTTTTCAATTGTTAAGAACAGTTAACTTCAAATTGTGGAAACATAATAGTGTGTTCATTtggaaaataatacaaaataatactCATAACAAGGAGTTGCTGACACTGTGGTAATTCTAATGAAAGCCaacatgttttgtctttttggccTGGTGACTACAATGACGTATGGTACATGGTACTAAAGAATGCCGCCATTGTCGTTTGGCCATTGTTGGCTTGTACAAATAGAGATAGTGGGGGGTCCTCTGTGTCAGCCGGTCCAGCCTACTTGTTTTGAGGAGCAGAGAGCTCCTTAAGGTCGGTGTGCTTTATCTGCCCTGTGCTGTGGTCTACAATCCTATCAGAAACACTGGAACCCTGCTTGGGTCgctttgctgtgtttcctcttcttgcaaaacagaaattaaaatcacacactgaacaaagcagaGAAATAAAGCATGGCACCTCATCTTTAGGTATTCGTACTCCATACCTGGTGAATACTAGAACAAGACTCTTGGTCTGTGTTAGGTGGAGACAGCTACTGACTGCTCACATTTTTAGAGGGCAACATGTCTGCTTTGCGAATTAGTTGATCAGCTGTGCCTTAGTTtacttcatgtctttttttttgcctttttgtttttcagacagCCACAAAGTTAAAAGAATGACCTGTGCTTATACTACAAGGTTTTCTAAGGTCTGATTGTTCAACACAGCAATGAAAACCCACTTTCACAGTTGACAAGTCATATCTCAGTAGAACACAGAGTTTCTTTTAGTTGGTCGATAACCTTAAGCAAAGGTAATACAGTACAAATTACTACAAATTCCTAAAATATAGAATTGCAGTTAGTTACAATACCCACTGATGGTTCAGTGACGGCCTGCAACTGGAACGTTCTCCATCCTCATAAAATGTCCTTAAATATAAATTATATGGCAAATGTACAGAACATTGCTTCCTTAGTCTTATAGATCCAGTGTTTTGTAAAAGTCTTGCCACTCTGTTTATGTCACGCACTCCTCATGAATGACCATGCGCAATATCATGAATGGGAGTGGTCTGAATCTGGTATTCCACTGTCTCTGTAGCTCCTGTTGTTAATACTGTTGTCGGTGTGTGGGCTTTTGTATAAAGTCAGGCCATTAGGTGGGAAAATCGTGTGTATCACAAACTCCTCCTTGGACACAGGCAGGTGATTTATAGGTATCATTTGAAAAGATGTCTCTCGTATTTCTAGGATGGAGGTGTCCTTCTTAGTGCCAGCCTCAGCATAGTCATCCTTTCTCCGACGGCCTTTGTTGTAGGTGCAGTTCCTGGAAAAAAGTGAACCATTCCTGTGGACATACCAACACACCAGTGCCAACATGATTATTGCCAAAAGAGCCACAGCCCCTCCAATGATAGCAGCCAAAGGCAGACTGGAATTTTTGTAAGGCtctttctcctgctctctgtttaAAGTCGTAGTCGGGTTGTATGATTTGTGAGAACCAGTCTCTGTCTCGATGCAAACAGGGGTCTCATCTGACAGGTAAATGTTGCTGGTCTCCATGGGAACCATGCATATCCTATAGGAAGACTCTGGCTCCAGCGCTGTGAGCAGGtactccctcctctccccttgcaCAATGGTCTCAGTGATGGAGCCAAAGGCAGGGCTGTGTCCCAGCTTTAGCCAGCTGAGCCGCAGGGCAGTCATGGGCTGCGACACCCTCCATGATATGTGTATTGCATCAGCACTACTTGACTTCACACTGATGGTGATGATCTTTCTGCCAGAAGAGGTTGTGGTGCTGTGGTAATTCTTACCAATGTCAGGCCCTTTTACTACAGGCCTTTTAGTCACAAACGAGGGCCACTGGGGCTGTGTGGGGCGTAAAGTGTTGGAGACTGTGCTTGTCTCATACGTGGGGTTGAGTTCTGATTCCGTGCAGTCAAACATGTCTGTAGTTAGGTCCTTAATTGCCATGCCTTTGACCTTATCAGGACCCTGGCACATGAAGCCACGTACATTCACCTTAGATGGCAACGACCGCAGCCAGTCACGGACCCATTTCATCTTGCAGTTGCACTGCCAGGGGTTGTTGCGTAGCAGTAGCTGTGTGAGATTGTCCAGATCTTCAAACACACCCTGTGGGAGGCTGCTCAGGTTGTTGCCAGACAGGTCCAGGCGATACAGCTGCCTAAGGAAGGCGAAAGCCCCAGGCGGGATCCGATTAATGTGATTATCTTGTAGCTGCAGCTTCTCCAAACTGTTGCCTGGCAAGTTGGCTGGGGGCATTGTCAACGAGTTCCTCACGAGCGAGAGCTCAGTCAGGTTGATCAGGTTGATGAGAGCCATCTCCCCAATCCCACGGTTATTGAGCAGGTTACCATCCAGGATTAGTCGCTTCAGGTTGATGAGATCTTGGAGCGACTGCTCTGAGATGGAGGAGATGCGGTTGTCATCAAAGCGCAGCTCCTCAATGCTCATGGGTAGGCCTAGAGGGATGGTACTTAGGTGGTTTCTGGAGAGAAAAAGCAGTCTGAGGTGGTTGCTGTCCCTGAAGGCCCCCTCCTCTATGCTGACCGCAGATACAGAGTTATCATCCAGGTGTAGTTCCTCAATGTAGGGAATCTGAGCTAAAGAGGCATGGGTAATCATCCGAACGTTGTTCTCCTGAAGGTGGAGCTCTTTCAGCCCAAGAGGAAGGTTAGTGGGGAACTCATCCAGATTGTTGCAGTAAAGGTAGATCTTCTCCACATTTGTCAGCTTGCGGAGCTCTGCAGGAATGCCTGAACTCTTGATGCGATTGTTTTGCAGAAAGAGCACTGTAGCATCCTGGGGCATACCAGTAGGGATGGAAGTCAGGCCACGGTCATTACAGTAGATGAAGGTCCCATCGCAGCGGCAGGCTGAGGGACATGAGGCGGAGGTCATCAGGGGGTTAGCAAGACCCAGCAGCAGCCCGACCCGGGTGAGGAAGAGGATAAAGGCCTTGCATTGACGCACCATCTTGAAGCTGTGTTGCCTGGCAGTCTAATCACTCAAGAGCCCCTGGGGAGAAGACACAAGGGTACATTTAATGCACAAGGCCTTTAAAGGAGAGCCAAATTCCTGTTCTCATAATTGCTGGGTGTTTGAAATGCTGCCTGCAGCACTTTCTAGATTAAATAACTgctgaaaaaaatcagtttgaaATCCTTCTATTAAATTTATATGAATTGATTATTAGGATTGccagacagtaaaaaaaaaaaaaaaaaaacgtaaacttttttttcctgcaataaACTGTTTTCTTCAGAGCTATTTTTATATCATCTATAGATTTCTAGGATTAGAGGTTCAAAAATGAACCTGCATTAGAAAAAGAATTGCTTTTTAAGAAATGTTCCAACTTCTGAGTTTTGTGAATTGAATCTCTGTGCCTCTGCTTTTTGGCCCTGACTTGTGAAATGTAATCGCACTCCCTAGTTGTTTTACACATTTCTGTATCTCAAGGCTGCCTTTCATCGCTACAGACCACGAGAGTGAACAAAGTCAGGCTTTGTTGATGAACTGGTGTGGAACCGACATACTCTTAAGTCCTGTTAGGTCATTACCCATGCCTTTCGTCATTCAAATTCTGGGGTTTAACTGGCCTCTTACAAGGTAGGAAAGAAAAATCTCTCCTCACAGAAAAGAGGTTTGATAAAAGACTTGAGCATGTTAAGATCCAAGGACAGGGTTTTTTGAGAGATTTCTGAGGTTACAAGATGAAATTTGTGAGCTTCGTTTATCCTTGCAGCACTGGTAATGATCTTTGCTGTAATTGTGATCTGTTTAAAATGTAtcttaattaaataaatcagtctCATAAAAAATAAGATATTAAATTTCACACTTTATGAACTTACGACAGGTAGCCTTGAAATTAACAAAACCGTGGTGCAAAGCAGAAGGTCTTATTTTTTCACCATTGATGTGTAGTTCCTTTTAATAACACTAATAAAGATTTATTGCTTTAATTATGCATTCCCGCCATGACCTCTCTTCCTGCACGTCTCATTAGAAATTGTGGTCTGGTCAGTGAAGTGGAAAGAAGCAAAGCCATCCGTATTTGTCATACCTGATTTATACGATGTGGTTAATCCTTCCCAGCCGCCAAAAATCCAATCAAGATTTCCTCTTGAATTTTCTTTTATCCTTTCTCAAAGGAAAAGTTTGTCCGAGGGGTTTCTGGTGATATCCTGACctggtcagtgtttgttgagCTGATCCTTGTTTGGACGATGACCTCCTCTGTGTAGTCAGAGGCTCATGCTTTCAATGCCTTTACCATGGCAGATAAGCCTGAAGAAAAAGCATCCCCCTCTCACTGACAAAACATGCGCTCTCAGGTAATATTAAAAAATCCTAATGGGTGTTGAGTTCAACAGCCATAACTGCAAATGAGATTTTTTGGGTGTTGTATAGTGTTCCGCGTGTAGAATGGGGCAAGCTTTAGCAAAGGCTCCTTTCTGCAATCAAGCCCGACAGGCATGATGAGTTGACACAAAGCTGGTCTGAGCCATGCCAATCCCCTGTGCCACAGGCTCAATACAGGCCTGTTCACTTGTGTACTCCAGGTCTTCAGGTAACCCAGAATCCTCTGCTTTCTTGTCAAGCCTGTGTACACATTAATCCAGGGCTCTGGTCCCTTTTCCAGAAGCAGATAACCAATGTTCTCCTTTCCTCCAAGGAGCAAAACAGGGCAAGGTGCTTATCCTTCTGGGCCCAGCCTCCCTCACGAATCTGCAGCTTGACTCATACTGTGCCCTCCTCACACCTGGGATGGCGCGCTGAAAAATAAccagagacaaacacatttagTGCCCACATTCGTTCAGTACAAAATAGTGTTTCAGTTATCAGGCAACAAGAGAGTGATCTTTTAAAACTGATAAAAGACATTTATTGCACATGTTTGTGCATAACTTTCTTCTTTTAGTCCGATAGAAATATAAGAATATCACTCTGAAACCTAAAATGAACTAGATGTATTACTCAGTTTAGGAATGTGTTTGATACTGATCTCTGACCTGCCTTACATTGTCAATTCTAATTTAGAAATACCCTTTTCTCCTGGTCTATGATTTAGCCTGTTGACCTTTTAAAGCCTGTTACTCTTAAAGACCACGTTTCTTTTCTATGGTGATACAAGAAAGAATGTGTATGCATACGAAAGACAACAGTGATCTGGATCCCAACACAATGGCTAAGGGTGGAGTTCCTGTGCCCCTTCTCAGTCCAGCTCACTGCTCAGCTGAGCTTTTGGTGTTTTACAAGGGAACTAGtcctgtgatttataaaaatgcagTCTGTGCTAGTTTAGCAGCAAAGCTAGTTCAGATTCCACACATAAGAGAAAAAATAGATCCAGTTAGTGCTTACTGAATTACTCGCATTGTTAAAAGGCCCCCCTGACTAATGAGgcccattttattttttgtatggaGAGGAGGATGGCTGCTGCATCCATCCCTGTCACTCCCAGCTCCTCTCTGTGACCTCTTACCCCAGCCCCATCCTCTATGAAtgctgtttctgtttgtcaaaAATAGAATTTCCTTTGCCAAAGAAAATGTTATGTTTCCTCTTTAACGCACAATGGCTTTGTGCCTGTATATGCAACCATTCTTGTGACCTGCTGGCGGACAGTGTTTGCTGTAAAACACGTAAAGGTAAATTAGGAACAAGGGGCCCAGCCATTTAACAGTTGTAGCCCATGACAAGGAGAAGATTAGGGAATTGAGAGGCTTGAAACTCGATTACAACTCCTGAGATGCTGTCTAATAATAACGGCCCCCCTTCCTTCTGTTCCATCTAAACACGGCCCCATAGTCCAGTATTACATTAGTTGTAGATTAGAGTCCGGGGAAAAAGCACCAGATGTGACCTCTACTAACTTCTGGAATAAAGGAGTCTGacaaggggggaaaaaaatgaaattcagtAATGGAGTTTTAGAAAATGGCGGGATGATAGAGGGAtatgtgctgtctgtctgttggaATGAACTTTTAATGCAGCACATTTCAATTTTAAATAGCCCTTTTCACCTCATTTTGTAAAGTTCTCCATCCTCTGAATACTGTTAAGTGTTAAATATGTAGTCTTGATTTGAATCCTTGAATTCTTAGCATTACATAAAAGAAAGTAATTGTCTCTGCATTTCTATCTTATCGAGGGAACCCAGCAAGACCTCTCTGCACTTGGAATAATAGGATTTAGGGATGTGTGGTGGGATGATTCTCTGCATAAATAGCCACGT
This genomic interval carries:
- the flrt3 gene encoding leucine-rich repeat transmembrane protein FLRT3, which encodes MVRQCKAFILFLTRVGLLLGLANPLMTSASCPSACRCDGTFIYCNDRGLTSIPTGMPQDATVLFLQNNRIKSSGIPAELRKLTNVEKIYLYCNNLDEFPTNLPLGLKELHLQENNVRMITHASLAQIPYIEELHLDDNSVSAVSIEEGAFRDSNHLRLLFLSRNHLSTIPLGLPMSIEELRFDDNRISSISEQSLQDLINLKRLILDGNLLNNRGIGEMALINLINLTELSLVRNSLTMPPANLPGNSLEKLQLQDNHINRIPPGAFAFLRQLYRLDLSGNNLSSLPQGVFEDLDNLTQLLLRNNPWQCNCKMKWVRDWLRSLPSKVNVRGFMCQGPDKVKGMAIKDLTTDMFDCTESELNPTYETSTVSNTLRPTQPQWPSFVTKRPVVKGPDIGKNYHSTTTSSGRKIITISVKSSSADAIHISWRVSQPMTALRLSWLKLGHSPAFGSITETIVQGERREYLLTALEPESSYRICMVPMETSNIYLSDETPVCIETETGSHKSYNPTTTLNREQEKEPYKNSSLPLAAIIGGAVALLAIIMLALVCWYVHRNGSLFSRNCTYNKGRRRKDDYAEAGTKKDTSILEIRETSFQMIPINHLPVSKEEFVIHTIFPPNGLTLYKSPHTDNSINNRSYRDSGIPDSDHSHS